A window of Candidatus Woesearchaeota archaeon genomic DNA:
GCATTCTATTGAAGATAAATCAAAAGCACTTAACTTTGTTGTGGGACGAGTCTATAATAAATATCATGGCGGCACAAGCAATATGCGAGAGAAACTACGTATACCTGCCGATTGGTATAATGAATTCTCCTCACTAGGTATTGGAACAGAAAATGTTAATGCCGAACAATTACTTGACCTTATCACACGATTCGAACTACAACTAAAAAACTACGAGAAAAAAGAATTTGAACTTTTCAAGTCTGATGCGTATAAACTAAAAAATTTAATTCACGATCCACACGGCAAAGACAAGGTGATAGCTGTTTTAGATCATAATGATAAAGACCCCGTACGCTCATACTATGAAGGCGCTGTAAAGTTTTGTGAGAAAGTTAGAGATGCAATTAAACATCAAGAACTTAATTTGGTTAAAAATGAATACATCCCCAAAACAGAAGAAGAGGAACAAGAAATAAAAGCAGTTAACCACGTAAATGAAGAATCATTATCTGATAAAGCATTATCCTACGACTCAAAAAAATCCGATAAAGAAAAAAAGAAAAAGAAAGGCCCAACAAGGCCTTAAATGATAAAGATTCGCTACAAGGAGCACATCCAAAGCCTAAAACGTAGAATGGACCGTAACCAGTGTATGTGCTAACGAATTGTTAGGATACCTCAAAAAAATTCTATCTGAAAAAAAGAAAAAGAGGGCGACAACCCCAGAAAAAAATTATTTTGAAATTATTTAGCATAACACTATATTATTGTTATTCTTGTGCTAGGAAAGATTATTCCGGCTTTAATTAAATACTAATCTTTTTGTTTTCTGCGCTTTAAGTAAATGTTTGTAAAAGGTTATCCAAACAGCAATAGCGCCACCAATAGCAACAACACCAATAACAAGAGTAAAACCAACCATGAGACCTTCAAAACCGGGAACTGCAGTTGTATCCATTGTAACTAAGGACATAATAATATTTACTAACGTAAGCACAACATAATAGCCAAAAACAATATGCGTCCAGATAAATAAACTCTTGTTTACTTTAATGAGCTGCACCAAATAAATTGTTGCGATAGCTAAAGTTATTGCGCCAATAATTGTTGCATAAATCATATAACCGTTGCTTAACTGAGTTAATTCTGGAAGTAGTGTCCAACCAACTATACTCATCACCCAATTAATTAAATTAACAAAAACAGCTAATGAAAATAAAACAATTAAAACAATCACATAAGAAGTATAATTTTTTCCCATACCATCACCTAAAAAATTCAAACATAGACAAGTATTTAAATTTTATCTTGATATTAATACTGCGCATGCACTTTACAACTGTGAAACAAAAGAGTTCTGCTAAATGTATAGAGAAGAAATCATCTTTTTTTAGTTATGTCTATCCTATAACATCCATAGATGAAGTTAAGCCATTAATAGACGCGCTTCGTTCTAAACATAAAAAAGCAAATCATGTCGCATACGCTTATCGATTAGCGAGCCTAAATAAACTAGGTGAAATAGTGTTTGAAGAACGAGGAAACGATGATAAAGAGCCTAATAAAACAGCAGGAGCGCCTTTACTGCGATTATTACAACAACAAAAATTAGGAAACGTCCTTGTTTGTGTTGCGCGAGTTTTTGGCGGCATAAAACTTGGTACTGCAGGACTTAGTAAAGCATATAAAACTGCAGGAAAAGAAGCATTAGATAAAACACCGACCATTGTATCAATTATCCAAAAATAATTCTTGTACAACCTCATCAGCAACAATAAGAACGTCTCTTCTTGTACCAACTTCAGCGATGTATTGACAATCAGTTACTAAAATAATATCATATGATCTTTGCGTTCTATTACCTTCAATTTTTCTATCAATATTGTGCACGCCAAGATGAGAAGAACTCTTTAGAAACGATTCCGAAGGAAGAATAATCCGAGAAGAACTGGCGGCGCAGCGATTCCATATTCTATCAAATAAAGGTATTTCATCACCAAATTGGTTGAATGGTAAACGATTACCAAAACGCGCTTCTATTTGTTTTGTATATTCTTGTGCTGTAGGCCAACTGCCATTCTCTTTAATAAATAAATCAAGAAAATCAGTTTTTGGAAGAATTATGCCTGTTGTGC
This region includes:
- a CDS encoding YigZ family protein translates to MHFTTVKQKSSAKCIEKKSSFFSYVYPITSIDEVKPLIDALRSKHKKANHVAYAYRLASLNKLGEIVFEERGNDDKEPNKTAGAPLLRLLQQQKLGNVLVCVARVFGGIKLGTAGLSKAYKTAGKEALDKTPTIVSIIQK